One segment of Panicum virgatum strain AP13 chromosome 3K, P.virgatum_v5, whole genome shotgun sequence DNA contains the following:
- the LOC120697714 gene encoding late embryogenesis abundant protein Lea14-A-like: protein MRIPRGPARGAHAAGRPPCARPCHAPLDINAATTFLPTYRYFPAILLPRFALLHHDPGPGSRKIIEEEGGAMASEHAEAEPKQKQSLMDKAKEFVADKIAHIPKPEATLDGVSFKSMSRECITLHSNVNVSNPYDHRLPICEVTYTLKCAGKVVASGTVPDPGWIAASDTTKLEIPAKVPYDFLISLMKDVGRDWDIDYELQVGLTVDLPIIGNFTIPLSTSGEFKLPTLKDMF from the exons ATGCGGATTCCACGCGGCCCTGCACGTGGTGCCCACGCCGCGGGGcggccgccgtgcgcgcgcccgtGTCATGCTCCGCTTGATATAAACGCGGCCACCACTTTCCTCCCCACCTACAGATATTTCCCAGCCATCCTCCTGCCGCGGTTCGCGTTGCTACACCACGATCCAGGACCAGGATCCAGGAAGATAATCGAGGAGGAGGGCGGAGCCATGGCGAGCGAGCACGCGGAGGCGGAGCCGAAGCAGAAGCAGAGCCTGATGGACAAGGCCAAGGAGTTCGTGGCGGACAAGATCGCGCACATCCCCAAGCCGGAGGCGACGCTCGACGGCGTCTCCTTCAAGAGCATGAGCCGCGAGTGCATCACCCTGCACAGCAACGTCAACGTCTCCAACCCCTACGACCACCGCCTCCCCATCTGCGAGGTCACCTACACCCTCAAGTGCGCCGGCAA GGTTGTGGCGTCCGGCACCGTGCCCGACCCCGGCTGGATCGCCGCCAGCGACACCACCAAGCTGGAGATCCCCGCCAAGGTGCCCTACGACTTCCTCATCTCGCTCATGAAGGACGTGGGCAGGGACTGGGACATCGACTACGAGCTCCAGGTCGGGCTCACCGTCGACCTCCCCATCATCGGAAACTTCACCATCCCGCTCTCCACCAGCGGCGAGTTCAAGCTCCCAACCCTCAAGGACATGTTCTAA
- the LOC120697715 gene encoding WRKY transcription factor 22-like yields MECSNNDWDLQAVVRSCGTAAAACGSGGSSEAPAAAAEARRGIHVGRAAAAAPEFLVGRPVRPAAALRDLDYLGSDHELAPFSITPSGERGAPPLDHEVLISFPAASTSGQQLLRPRKQPGGRKPGVRTPRPKRSKKSQLKKVVCEVPVADGGVSTDLWAWRKYGQKPIKGSPYPRGYYKCSSLKACMARKLVERSPAKPGVLVVTYIAEHCHAVPTMLNALAGTTRHRPASHGASDEASGSGRREEDSADASSMTTADGGGAETADDDENEPWQVDVAALDEYPLDDFLGPFDDDFDRFFEDDGGVLERRVSL; encoded by the exons ATGGAGTGCTCCAACAACGACTGGGATCTGCAGGCCGTCGTGCGGAGCTGcggcacggccgccgccgcgtgtgGCAGCGGTGGTAGCTCGGAAgcgccggcggctgcggcggaggcTCGGCGGGGAATTCACGTcggccgtgcggcggcggcggccccggagTTTCTCGTCGGGAGACCagtgcgcccggcggcggcgttgcgcgaCCTGGACTACTTGGGCTCGGACCACGAGCTGGCGCCGTTCTCGATCACGCCGTCCGGTGAgcgcggggcgccgccgctcgaccaCGAGGTGCTCATCTCTTTCCCGGCCGCCTCCACGTCCGGgcagcagctgctgcggccGAGGAAGCAGCCCGGCGGCCGCAAGCCGGGCGTCCGCACTCCCAGGCCAAAACGAAG CAAGAAGAGCCAGCTGAAGAAGGTGGTGTGCGAGGTGCcggtggccgacggcggcgtGTCCACGGACCTGTGGGCGTGGCGCAAGTACGGCCAGAAGCCCATAAAGGGCTCGCCGTACCCAAG GGGGTACTACAAGTGCAGCAGCCTCAAGGCGTGCATGGCGCGGAAGCTGGTGGAGCGCAGCCCGGCCAAGCCCGGGGTGCTCGTCGTCACCTACATCGCCGAGCACTGCCACGCGGTGCCGACGATGCTCAACGCGCTCGCTGGCACCACGCGGCACCGGCCGGCGTCCCACGGCGCGTCGGACGAGGCGTCCGGCTCCGGCAGGCGCGAGGAGGACAGCGCCGACGCGTCCTCCATGACCACCGcggacggaggcggcgcggagacGGCCGATGACGACGAGAACGAGCCGTGGCAGGTGGACGTGGCGGCGCTCGACGAATATCCGCTGGATGACTTCCTGGGGCCCTTTGATGACGACTTCGATCGGTTTTtcgaggacgacggcggcgttcTTGAGCGCCGGGTGTCGCTGTAG
- the LOC120697716 gene encoding transcription repressor OFP8-like yields the protein MDRSRHDRTGGHGVGVGGRLRQRLAQILLHSSCATTSATAFVGVAGSANAAASRQEPPPLARCAHEQRPKPFDGRSSQRRRRRRSARALVHISIDCSARTVGAAVLPSPMPAARDVGAVKSGTRKKGNGADKARSPLYSWSSSTDTDGELAPFSSDGERGQATDTRSTLFSSHSFSSDSTADFYTATGACARPRRHTNPPRRAPPRRALRPADAFRPAAAPATAGKHDAEKKKRKLVERKDGAAVAAAGSKAVVKRSHNPYADFRSSMVEMVAGRRLRGADALSELLVWYLSLNSPRHHPAILAAFEDVWEAVLGNDP from the coding sequence ATGGACAGGAGCCGCCACGACAGGACCGGCGGCCACGGCGTGGGCGTCGGCGgccggctgcggcagcggctCGCGCAGATCCTCCTCCATTCGTCCTGCGCCACCACCTCGGCCACCGCCTTCGTCGGCGTCGCCGGTAGCGCCAATGCCGCGGCCTCGCGCCAAGAACCACCTCCTCTAGCTCGGTGCGCGCACGAGCAGCGGCCCAAGCCCTTCGATGGCAGGTcgtcccagcgccgccgccgccgccgcagcgcgcggGCGCTTGTTCACATCTCCATCGACTGCTCCGCGCGCACGGTCGGCGCGGCGGTTCTGCCTTCGCcgatgccggcggcgagggacgtCGGCGCCGTGAAGAGCGGCACGCGCAAGAAGGGTAATGGCGCCGATAAGGCACGCTCGCCGCTGTACAGCTGGTCGTCGTCCACCGACACCGACGGCGAGCTGGCCCCGTTCAGCAGCGACGGGGAGAGGGGCCAGGCGACGGACACGAGGTCGACGCTCTTCTCGTCCCACAGCTTCTCCTCCGACTCCACGGCGGACTTCTACACCGCCACCGGTGCTTGCGCCAGGCCGAGGCGGCACACGAACccacctcgccgcgcgccgccgaggcgcGCGCTCAGGCCCGCCGACGCgttccggccggccgcggcacCCGCCACGGCGGGTAAGCACGAcgcggagaagaagaagaggaagctggTGGAGCGCAaggacggcgccgccgtggctgcCGCGGGCAGCAAGGCGGTGGTGAAGCGGTCGCACAACCCGTACGCCGACTTCCGGAGCTCGATGGTGGAGATGGTGGCCGGGCGGCGCCTCCGCGGCGCCGACGCGCTGAGCGAGCTCCTGGTGTGGTACCTGTCCCTGAACTCGCCGCGGCACCACccggccatcctcgccgccTTCGAGGACGTCTGGGAGGCCGTCCTCGGCAACGATCCCTGA